In a genomic window of Amblyomma americanum isolate KBUSLIRL-KWMA chromosome 4, ASM5285725v1, whole genome shotgun sequence:
- the LOC144129887 gene encoding snake venom 5'-nucleotidase-like, whose amino-acid sequence MLNHMGFDVITLGVREFYDGPRGLLPLFTGLNKSTQIVVCNVDFKRDPTLEKLPNLPTRSTILTVDDLKVGIVGYIDDQVLTLAQPGPTITVTEPLECLRNESKILRAQGCHIVLALGGGDTDVDRHLAESLPDVTAFVVKYENRHAYPSSAPQPQDLNFDQDLEYPINFTRLADGGQAYIFAATNHLQLLGKFQITVQTDTLNVLSAKGTPELLDKDAFEDPMTRSRMEYYKNIVEPEANKVIGTTKVYIDNSVAVCGSGECNGGNMMADAVFDYFSEVPIAGAWSQINAAVVNLGSLGESFDERVHSGELRLVDVFQMYPRNDYYVFITMRGDTLLKMLEHSVDPSPPRSKFLQVSGIRFELNKHATGNESRIKNVVVLCTSCRTPSYERVIWIQWYTLAMSRFLAQGGDRYDFTRVPRGYKIETNVSDDTILRQYLKKRSPLMPMIDGRITFRSSAPPIKPQQAVVMAALCAVQLRSSMNYILLLRNGGAQLGKRRHQCVCRDYDFTALECADRRGERAPVAAPVRQLCAV is encoded by the exons ATGCTAAACCACATGGGCTTCGACGTCATT ACGCTGGGTGTGCGAGAGTTCTACGATGGTCCACGTGGACTGTTGCCCCTCTTCACTGGTCTCAACAAGAGCACGCAGATTGTGGTCTGCAACGTTGACTTCAAACGGGACCCAACTCTGGAGAAGTTGCCCAACTTGCCGACACGCTCTACAATACTCACGGTGGATGATCTCAAAGTTGGCATCGTCGGCTACATCGACGATCAAGTGCTTACGCTAGCCCAGCCTGGAC CCACCATCACCGTCACCGAACCTCTCGAGTGCCTGCGCAACGAGTCGAAGATCCTGCGTGCGCAGGGCTGCCACATTGTGCTCGCTTTGGGCGGTGGCGACACAGACGTCGACCGGCATCTGGCCGAGAGCCTTCCTGATGTGACGGCCTTTGTGGTCAAGTACGAGAACCGACACGCCTACCCGTCTTCAGCACCCCAGCCGCAAGATCTCAACTTCGATCAAGACCTGGAGTACCCGATCAACTTCACCCGGCTGGCGGACGGTGGTCAAGCTTATATATTCGCCGCTACCAACCACCTCCAGCTGCTGGGCAAGTTCCAGATCACCGTTCAGACTGACACACTGAACGTGTTGTCTGCCAAAGGCACACCCGAGCTCCTCGATAAAGACGCCTTCGAAG acccGATGACACGTAGCCGGATGGAATATTACAAGAACATAGTGGAGCCAGAAGCTAACAAAGTCATCGGAACGACGAAG GTGTACATTGACAACAGCGTAGCGGTATGCGGCTCGGGCGAGTGCAACGGCGGTAACATGATGGCCGACGCGGTGTTCGACTACTTCTCGGAGGTTCCTATAGCAGGAGCCTGGAGCCAGATCAACGCGGCCGTAGTGAACCTCGGCTCCTTGGGGGAAAGCTTTGACGAGCGCGTCCACAGCG GCGAACTGCGGCTGGTCGACGTCTTTCAAATGTACCCGCGCAACGACTATTACGTGTTCATCACCATGAGAGGTGACACGCTGTTGAAAATGTTAGAGCACTCCGTTGACCCGAGTCCACCGCGGTCCAAGTTTCTGCAGGTCTCGG GCATCCGGTTCGAGTTGAACAAACACGCCACTGGCAACGAGAGCCGCATCAAGAACGTGGTGGTGCTGTGCACGTCGTGTCGGACGCCCAGTTACGAGCGCGTCATCTGGATCCAGTGGTACACGCTGGCCATGTCCCGGTTCCTGGCACAAGGCGGAGACCGCTACGACTTCACTCGGGTGCCCCGCGGCTACAAAATAGAGACCA aCGTCTCTGATGACACCATTCTACGCCAGTACCTGAAAAAGCGGTCTCCCCTGATGCCGATGATTGACGGCCGTATTACATTCAGGAGCAGCGCACCACCGATAAAACCTCAGCAGGCAGTGGTGATGGCAGCCCTGTGTGCCGTTCAGCTGAGAAGCTCAATGAACTAT ATTttgctactgcgcaacggaggcgcacagctgggcaagCGCCGgcaccagtgcgtctgccgcgacTATGACTTCACTGCTCTGGAATGTGCAGACCGCCGTGGCGAGCGCGCGCCGGTGGCGGCTCCggtgcgccagctgtgcgccgtgtga